The segment CTCCGGGCCCCGACAATCTTTTCAGCCAGAAAATCAATGTTATCGTCGTCGACGCGAAACGTAATGCGGCCTCCCTGCTTTCGCAGACACCGCGCAATCGCATCCGCCTTGAATTCCTTCGCAGTTGACGCAATCACGCCCTCGCACCCCCACGCCTCGGAACTTCCAACACTTCCGCAAACGCGCTAGCCCTCCCCTCATCCAACAACTCCACGACGCGCCTCAACCGCGCCCGCTTGTCCGGTCGCACTTCCACCATGACTTGCGCGCTCCGATACTTGCACTATACCTATGAACCACTGCATCCAAGGTTCTATCGACCGCCTTTCTTCGGTTTTCTTTTCGTCAGCCATTCAAAACCACCTTTCATGCATCCTCGACGCTTAACGGGTAATGCTCGTCAAGGCAATCGGCATGAATTGAACCCATTAATTCCTTGCACTTATTTTCAGCGAATTTCTCGGCATCCTTCATGCTCCGCGCGGGAACCTTCCAAACCAAAACGCGCTTCACGACAAAATATTTTTCGTCAGCCATTCGAATCCCCCTTGTATACCCTCAAATCTTCTGCCAACTCACGACTGAAAACTCCACAAATTTGCCACGTGAACGCATAACCTATCTTGACTCCTTTTTCCTGCAACACGTACACGATGCAGTGAACCATGCGACGCTGCTCATACGTCCCCTGGTAATCAAACCCCAACTTTGCCAGAATCGCAAGCACTTTACTAAAACTTTTTTTCACCATCGTCTCGCTCCTCAACCTGTTTCCTCCACATCGTCAAGCACCGCATGAACGTGACCTTCGCGCCGACGTGCGGCCTCGTCGTGTTAGCGCCTTTTTTATTCCGACTATTTTGACTTGGAACGTGTCCCCAGCGACTAGTGAACCCGGGCCGTAGCCGAGCTCCTGCAAAATTTTTCTTGGAATAGTGCCTCGAACATAGCCCTTCCCTTCCATTTCCTTGGCGGACATTTCGAACGCTTCGTTGCCTTTACGGTTCTCGACGCAAGAATATCCTCTGGCTTTAAGGCGCTGCTTCAATGTTTCATCCAGGTTGCGCAGCTCCACGCGCAAGTCGGCCGCGGAAGCCGTGAAGACTTCCTTTTCCATGACTTCATCCAAACAATCGAGGTGCGTCGCCCGAAACGTTGACAAGCTTTTCCGCAAGTTCTCGCACTTCGCGGAGAGCTCCATCAGCAAATTCTCGTCATATTTTGTCAGCTGCGAGGAATTGTGGAACTGCTTCACGAAGCCCTTCCACTCCCCCTGGAGGACCTTGGACTTGTAATTGTTCACCAACGCGTCAACGTGCCTCGCGCTGCATCCCTCCATCGCACGCTTGAACAACCAATCCCGATACGCGGCATCATCCACCCGGGCGAGCGCTGACGCCATCTTAATCGAAATCCGTCCATGCGAGCCGACGTCCTGGCCTTGGTCGTTGTGCACGTTGAAGGAAACGCGGGCCTGAATTTTTTCGGGAAGCTTCAGCACAGTCAAATAAGCTATGGCATTGTTTTCCGACATTCCGATGGACTTCAACAACTTCATCCCGTAAAATACGTCGCTGCCCGTGAACTTCGCGTTCCTCGGGTTGTATCCCTCGCCGGAAGGATGGCGAGTTTTAAACAATTTTCCTGCGGTAATAACGGAAATGATTGCGTCCACGTCGTTCTTCACACTCTCTATCTTGGAGAACAAGAGGCGAATTGTGAGCGCTTTCTCTTGCACTGACAAATCTTCCCGGACGAGGTTCTCGTGAATCAAGTCCGTAATCAAATCGTTTTGCTGGGACCGCTTCTTCACGAAAGCCGGAATCGTTTTCCACCTCAACCTCCTGCACGCAGCAAGCCGCCTATGCCCATGTATGACGATGAATCCCCCTTTCCCGTCCTCCAGGATGGTAATGGGACTGAAAAGGCCCCGCTCCCGAATAGAACGAGTCAAAACCTTCAACGGTTCCGCTTCGATGTGCAAACGCGTCTGGTAAGGGTTCCCCTTAATCAAGCGGATTTCGACGTCCACCACGCC is part of the Candidatus Micrarchaeia archaeon genome and harbors:
- a CDS encoding ParB/RepB/Spo0J family partition protein, with amino-acid sequence MSVPINQVVKLGVVDVEIRLIKGNPYQTRLHIEAEPLKVLTRSIRERGLFSPITILEDGKGGFIVIHGHRRLAACRRLRWKTIPAFVKKRSQQNDLITDLIHENLVREDLSVQEKALTIRLLFSKIESVKNDVDAIISVITAGKLFKTRHPSGEGYNPRNAKFTGSDVFYGMKLLKSIGMSENNAIAYLTVLKLPEKIQARVSFNVHNDQGQDVGSHGRISIKMASALARVDDAAYRDWLFKRAMEGCSARHVDALVNNYKSKVLQGEWKGFVKQFHNSSQLTKYDENLLMELSAKCENLRKSLSTFRATHLDCLDEVMEKEVFTASAADLRVELRNLDETLKQRLKARGYSCVENRKGNEAFEMSAKEMEGKGYVRGTIPRKILQELGYGPGSLVAGDTFQVKIVGIKKALTRRGRTSARRSRSCGA